Proteins co-encoded in one Gammaproteobacteria bacterium genomic window:
- the glgB gene encoding 1,4-alpha-glucan branching protein GlgB, whose product MSAKPEDLTADDLYLFNEGSHTRLYEKMGAHLVDGGCRFAVWAPDAGHVSVVGDFNDYDESANPLEPLGASGIWAGFVPGVKKGQTYKYVVRNRDTGNEVYKADPYAIYAEVPPRSASVVWDLDYEWGDDDWMASRGDHNRPDDPIAIYEVHLGSWRKGEDGHTLSYREVAPLLAEYVRELEFTHVEFLPVMEHPFGGSWGYQTTGYFSPTSRFGTPQDFMFLVETLHQAGIGVILDWVPSHFATDEHGLGLFDGTHLYEHADPRQGFHPDWGSYVFNYGRKEVCSFLLSSALFWLDRYHIDGIRVDAVASMLYLDYSREDGEWIPNRYGGNENLEAIDFLRRFNEEVYGAYPDVQTYAEESTAWPMVSRPTYLGGLGFGFKWDMGWMHDTLAYLSMDPIYRRFHHNELTFRGLYAFTESYVLPLSHDEVVHGKGSLIGKMPGDNWRKFANLRLLFASMFGQPGKKLLFMGGEIAQWSEWDHDGSVEWSLLEGESHRGVHSLVADLAHLYREEAALHRMDCDPAGFEWVEANDPGSSVLAYLRKGAGDLMLVVINYTPVPRYNYRVGVPRNGVWTEILNSDAIDYGGSGMGNLGGIEAHDSGSHGRPYSVNVTVPPLGAVFLKNVG is encoded by the coding sequence ATGAGCGCCAAACCAGAAGATCTGACTGCCGACGATCTCTACCTGTTCAACGAGGGATCCCACACCCGTCTGTACGAGAAGATGGGCGCGCATCTGGTCGACGGCGGCTGCCGTTTCGCGGTGTGGGCTCCCGACGCGGGCCATGTGTCGGTGGTGGGCGACTTCAACGACTACGACGAATCGGCCAACCCGCTGGAACCCTTGGGAGCGTCGGGCATCTGGGCCGGCTTCGTGCCGGGTGTCAAGAAGGGCCAAACGTACAAGTACGTGGTGCGCAATCGTGACACCGGGAACGAGGTGTACAAGGCGGACCCGTACGCGATCTACGCGGAGGTCCCACCCCGGTCCGCATCGGTCGTGTGGGATCTCGACTACGAGTGGGGGGATGACGATTGGATGGCCTCACGTGGCGATCACAACCGTCCCGACGATCCAATCGCCATCTACGAGGTGCATCTCGGGTCCTGGCGCAAGGGAGAGGACGGCCACACGCTCAGCTACCGGGAGGTTGCCCCGCTGCTCGCCGAGTACGTGCGGGAACTCGAGTTCACTCATGTCGAGTTCCTTCCGGTGATGGAGCATCCATTCGGCGGCTCGTGGGGCTATCAGACCACCGGCTACTTCTCGCCGACGTCACGTTTCGGGACGCCGCAGGACTTCATGTTCCTCGTCGAAACGCTCCACCAGGCCGGTATCGGGGTGATCCTGGACTGGGTGCCTTCACACTTCGCCACCGATGAGCACGGACTTGGCCTTTTCGACGGCACCCATCTGTACGAGCACGCCGATCCCCGCCAGGGCTTCCATCCCGACTGGGGTAGCTACGTGTTCAACTATGGACGGAAGGAAGTGTGCTCGTTCTTGCTCTCGTCTGCGCTGTTCTGGCTCGACCGCTACCACATCGACGGCATCAGGGTCGATGCAGTCGCCTCGATGCTCTACCTCGACTATTCACGCGAAGATGGCGAGTGGATACCGAACCGGTACGGCGGCAACGAGAACCTCGAGGCGATCGACTTCCTGCGTCGTTTCAACGAGGAGGTGTACGGGGCGTACCCGGACGTCCAAACGTACGCCGAGGAGTCGACCGCCTGGCCGATGGTGTCTCGCCCCACCTACCTGGGCGGTCTCGGGTTCGGGTTCAAGTGGGACATGGGCTGGATGCACGACACGCTCGCCTACCTTTCGATGGATCCGATCTACCGCCGCTTCCATCACAACGAATTGACCTTCCGGGGCCTGTACGCTTTCACCGAGAGCTACGTCCTGCCGCTGTCGCACGACGAGGTCGTGCACGGCAAGGGGTCACTGATCGGGAAGATGCCGGGTGACAACTGGCGCAAGTTCGCCAACCTGCGCCTGCTGTTCGCCTCGATGTTCGGCCAGCCCGGCAAGAAGCTGCTGTTCATGGGCGGGGAGATCGCCCAGTGGTCCGAGTGGGATCACGACGGGAGCGTGGAATGGAGCCTGTTGGAGGGGGAGTCCCACCGCGGGGTGCACAGTCTCGTGGCCGACCTGGCTCACCTGTACCGCGAGGAAGCGGCGTTGCATCGCATGGACTGCGACCCGGCGGGGTTCGAGTGGGTCGAGGCGAACGATCCGGGATCGAGTGTCCTGGCCTATCTTCGCAAAGGCGCCGGTGACCTGATGCTGGTCGTGATCAACTACACGCCGGTGCCTCGCTACAACTACCGCGTGGGAGTACCGCGAAATGGTGTGTGGACGGAGATCCTCAACAGCGATGCAATCGATTACGGCGGTTCGGGTATGGGCAACTTGGGGGGAATCGAGGCCCACGATTCCGGCTCGCACGGTAGGCCGTACTCGGTGAACGTCACCGTGCCGCCCCTCGGTGCCGTATTCCTGAAGAATGTTGGGTGA